The following coding sequences are from one Selenomonas sputigena ATCC 35185 window:
- the rsmI gene encoding 16S rRNA (cytidine(1402)-2'-O)-methyltransferase, which yields MERTEGAQESSPKEAGHAKGTLYLAATPIGNLEDMTLRAVRILKEVPLIAAEDTRHTRKLLARYDIHTRLLSYHEHNKFEKGPRLVEFLLAGNDLVCVSDAGLPGIADPGSHLATLAIDAGVAVSPLPGANAALSALICSGLDTRRFTFVGFLPRTAAKRGDLLAEVAARRETLIFYEAPHHLRDTLKALASAFGGARPAAAARELTKRYEEFRRGTLADLLAHYSAEEPRGEFVLVVAGAADGEVQEAALQETPQDLVARFMQEGMSKKEAMREAAKRLNLSRRDVYQALLEE from the coding sequence ATGGAGCGCACGGAAGGGGCGCAGGAATCGTCGCCGAAAGAAGCCGGGCACGCAAAGGGCACGCTCTACCTCGCGGCGACGCCCATCGGCAATCTTGAGGACATGACGCTGCGCGCCGTGAGGATTCTCAAGGAAGTGCCGCTGATTGCGGCCGAAGATACGCGCCACACGCGCAAACTTCTCGCACGCTACGATATCCACACGCGCCTCCTCAGCTATCATGAGCACAACAAGTTTGAGAAGGGACCGCGCCTCGTGGAATTCCTGCTCGCAGGAAACGACCTCGTCTGTGTCAGCGATGCGGGGCTTCCCGGCATCGCCGACCCCGGCAGCCACCTCGCCACTCTGGCCATAGACGCAGGAGTCGCCGTATCGCCCCTGCCCGGCGCGAACGCCGCACTCTCGGCGCTCATCTGTTCGGGACTCGACACGCGGCGCTTCACCTTTGTGGGCTTTTTGCCGCGCACGGCGGCGAAGCGCGGCGATCTTCTCGCCGAAGTCGCCGCGCGAAGGGAAACGCTCATCTTCTATGAAGCGCCGCACCATCTGAGGGATACGCTCAAGGCGCTCGCTTCTGCTTTCGGCGGAGCGCGGCCTGCGGCAGCTGCGCGTGAGCTTACGAAGCGCTACGAGGAGTTCCGGCGCGGCACGCTCGCCGACTTGCTCGCGCACTACAGCGCGGAAGAACCGCGCGGCGAGTTTGTCCTCGTTGTCGCGGGGGCGGCAGATGGCGAGGTACAGGAGGCCGCACTGCAGGAGACGCCGCAGGACCTCGTCGCGCGCTTTATGCAAGAAGGCATGTCGAAGAAGGAAGCCATGCGCGAAGCGGCGAAACGGCTGAACTTGAGCCGTCGAGATGTGTATCAGGCCTTGCTGGAAGAGTGA
- a CDS encoding PSP1 domain-containing protein, protein MQTIVGVRFKKAGKIYYFSPGKYELELDDDVIVETVRGMECGRVVLGAREVEENGSQVLKTVQRKATEQDLRKVEENHRKEKEAFKVCEKKIKLHGLPMKLVDVECTFDLNKIIFYFTADGRIDFRELVKDLASVFRTRIELRQIGVRDEAKLMGGMGCCGRPLCCSMFLGDFEPVSIRMAKEQNLSLNPTKISGICGRLMCCLKYECSDYKKSCPKRRPKPPKQGSRVASAEGEGKVISINAQRRTATILLDSHKTLVAAWEDVVAVEKGDKA, encoded by the coding sequence TTGCAGACGATTGTGGGCGTCCGCTTCAAGAAAGCGGGCAAGATATATTATTTCAGCCCGGGAAAATACGAACTCGAACTCGACGACGATGTCATCGTCGAGACGGTGCGCGGCATGGAGTGCGGGCGCGTCGTCCTAGGGGCGCGAGAGGTGGAGGAAAACGGCTCTCAAGTCTTGAAGACCGTGCAGCGCAAGGCGACGGAGCAGGATCTTCGCAAGGTCGAGGAAAACCATCGCAAGGAAAAAGAGGCGTTCAAGGTCTGCGAGAAGAAGATCAAGCTGCATGGCCTGCCGATGAAACTCGTCGATGTCGAGTGCACGTTCGACTTGAACAAGATCATCTTCTACTTCACGGCGGACGGGCGCATTGACTTCCGCGAGCTCGTCAAGGATCTGGCCTCCGTGTTCCGCACGCGCATCGAGCTGCGGCAGATCGGCGTGCGCGACGAGGCGAAGCTCATGGGCGGCATGGGCTGCTGCGGCAGACCTTTGTGCTGCTCGATGTTCCTCGGCGACTTCGAGCCGGTGTCCATCCGCATGGCGAAGGAACAGAATCTCTCTTTGAATCCGACGAAGATTTCGGGTATCTGCGGCAGGCTCATGTGCTGCCTCAAATATGAGTGCTCGGACTACAAGAAGAGCTGCCCCAAGCGCCGTCCGAAGCCGCCGAAGCAGGGAAGCCGCGTTGCGTCGGCGGAAGGCGAAGGCAAGGTCATCTCCATCAATGCGCAGCGGCGCACGGCGACGATTTTGCTCGACTCGCACAAGACGCTCGTGGCGGCGTGGGAGGATGTCGTCGCCGTAGAAAAGGGGGACAAGGCGTAA